The following are encoded together in the Cicer arietinum cultivar CDC Frontier isolate Library 1 chromosome 2, Cicar.CDCFrontier_v2.0, whole genome shotgun sequence genome:
- the LOC101502301 gene encoding high mobility group B protein 7 → MASAPRVNKRVFPIRRAPDGSAFHKCGACGVSIAIALADMHYCESKMEVKRFKGTVGMLSLPKKNQQLIKNQPVSPYRLFMESFMKGHGMESYVEIDRIGFEKWKNMSEEEKQPYVYHARVLDYEHQEALKKEANECIKVKDGADSAMVEKVEKPQWIFISSSSEDSKES, encoded by the exons ATGGCATCAGCACCAAGAGTTAACAAAAGGGTCTTCCCCATTCGTCGTGCCCCAGATGGTAGTGCCTTTCACAAATG TGGAGCTTGTGGTGTGTCCATTGCTATTGCATTGGCTGATATGCACTATTGTGAATCCAAAATGGAAGTTAAAAGATTCAAAGGAACAGTTGGCATGCTCAGTCTTcccaaaaaaaatcaacaattaatCAAGAATCAACCCGTGTCGCCTTACCGTCTTTTTAT GGAAAGTTTCATGAAGGGTCATGGGATGGAAAGTTATGTTGAAATTGATAGGATAGGGTTTGAAAAGTGGAAAAATATGTCTGAGGAG GAGAAGCAACCATATGTTTATCATGCCAGAGTTTTGGACTATGAACACCAAGAAGCTTTGAAAAAAGAGGCTAATGAGTGCATAAAG GTAAAGGATGGAGCTGATTCAGCAATGGTTGAAAAGGTTGAGAAG CCCCAATGGATCTTTATATCATCATCTTCAGAGGACTCAAAAGAATCATAA
- the LOC101496164 gene encoding WEB family protein At2g40480-like produces MEKKMMEESLETGNGIRRVSSRAEIDTSMPFESVKEAVTRFGGSGPWLPLYRLGEAYNNIEDFDIKKIEEQAAKLEKDLIMKELETLDVLEELGSAKTILEKLKQQLQSEALKCSATRDVKSCEEIEAPVKTSINIVNHQEQILQSSSPTSSPDTFLMELKQAKMNLGRTINDLGAIQSSVEILNKKMKKERLFLERTRENLQSNFAAISAQNVVQREARSKPPPAASVEKSFHTPQNIVRDLKIDAEQYNGMVETRPSEVSKQGLEYEDNEFSIKTAEMRWFAAKKMEEAAMAAEAVALAEIKALSGVDMSSRLSLPEHQKVQIPEKSILKNVIYSDFQIDELSASKLTILKKFEEATEEVLRSKQVLTEALNSIETANRKQHAAEEALRRWIPENDLKGRSVHNSIKRNKFNQAANFQALKPAVRSSVSMRDLLSRKQVPDEYTTTKEMEDHTETKVALSQMLQALRENPTLPTESENDERDQKESVAQRKKFGFIRISLPLGKRNNKKT; encoded by the exons ATGGAGAAGAAGATGATGGAAGAGTCATTGGAAACGGGTAATGGAATAAGAAGGGTAAGTTCGAGAGCTGAAATTGATACGTCTATGCCGTTTGAGTCTGTTAAAGAAGCGGTTACCCGTTTTGGTGGAAGCGGTCCTTGGTTGCCGCTTTATAGGCTTGGTGAGGCTTAT AACAATATTGAAGACTTCGACATAAAGAAAATAGAGGAACAAGCAGCAAAGTTGGAAAAGGATTTGATAATGAAAGAACTTGAAACACTTGATGTGCTTGAAGAACTTGGATCTGCCAAAACGATTCTGGAGAAATTAAAGCAGCAGCTACAATCGGAAGCATTGAAATGTTCTGCAACTCGTGATGTGAAATCGTGTGAAGAAATTGAAGCTCCTGTTAAAACTTCTATAAACATTGTCAACCATCAAGAACAGATATTGCAAAGTTCGAGTCCTACTTCATCGCCCGATACGTTTCTAATGGAGTTAAAACAAGCTAAAATGAACCTTGGTAGAACTATAAATGATCTTGGGGCGATACAATCTTCTGTCGAAATATTGAataagaagatgaagaaggagAGACTTTTTCTTGAGAGAACACGGGAGAATCTACAATCAAATTTTGCAGCTATCTCTGCTCAAAATGTGGTCCAGAGAGAAGCAAGGTCAAAGCCACCACCAGCAGCTTCTGTAGAAAAGAGTTTTCATACCCCCCAAAATATTGTGAGGGATTTAAAAATTGATGCTGAACAGTACAATGGAATGGTTGAAACAAGACCTTCAGAAGTTTCAAAGCAAGGACTTGAGTATGAAGATAATGAGTTTAGTATCAAGACTGCTGAGATGAGATGGTTTGCAGCTAAAAAGATGGAGGAAGCCGCAATGGCAGCTGAAGCCGTTGCTCTTGCCGAAATCAAGGCTCTGTCCGGTGTTGATATGTCATCGAGACTTTCTCTGCCAGAACATCAGAAAGTTCAAATACCTGAAAAGTCAATCTTGAAGAATGTAATTTATTCCGACTTCCAGATCGATGAATTAAGTGCTTCTAAACTGACTATACTGAAAAAATTTGAGGAAGCGACAGAAGAAGTTCTACGCAGCAAACAAGTTTTAACAGAAGCTTTAAACAGTATCGAAACTGCAAATAGAAAACAACATGCTGCTGAAGAGGCTCTAAGAAGATGGATTCCTGAAAATGATCTAAAGGGTCGGTCCGTGCATAACTCGATTAAGCGAAACAAGTTCAATCAAGCTGCCAATTTTCAAGCTCTAAAGCCTGCTGTAAGGTCTTCTGTTTCAATGAGAGATCTACTTAGCAGAAAACAGGTTCCTGATGAATATACTACAACGAAGGAGATGGAAGATCACACCGAAACAAAGGTAGCGTTGAGTCAAATGCTTCAAGCATTGAGGGAAAATCCAACTCTTCCAACTGAGTCTGAGAATGATGAGAGAGATCAAAAGGAGTCTGTAGCACAGAGGAAGAAGTTTGGATTCATCCGAATATCGCTCCCCTTGGGAAAGCGAAATAATAAAAAGACATGA